A single Symbiobacterium thermophilum IAM 14863 DNA region contains:
- a CDS encoding branched-chain amino acid ABC transporter permease, with product MQETPVTRTQAHPSARFGWILPLLVIAALYALPFLPGLGQNRYLLSLLIGAFVFAVFAMSFDLLLGYTGIVSFGHALFFGAGTYAAALLAKYHGVGFWASLALAPAIAAVLALVIGALSLRVRGVYFAMVSMAFAEFFRVAAEKFSSVTGGSDGLSVQVAPDWAYGPRHRIELYLLTLTLAAVVYLALRRIIHSPFGRVLVAIRENEQRAAAIGYNVFAFKLGAIVLAGAVAAVAGVMYAATENFVVPTVLSTETTINVLLMTIIGGAGTLGGPALGAGVVRLAGTLLSSYTDRWRLALGLLYALIVLFLPHGIAGLARSLRRIAAARAGARAEVRAAR from the coding sequence ATGCAGGAGACGCCTGTCACGCGGACGCAGGCCCACCCGAGCGCGCGGTTCGGCTGGATCCTCCCCCTCCTGGTCATCGCCGCGCTCTACGCCCTCCCCTTCCTTCCCGGCCTCGGCCAGAACCGGTACCTGCTCTCGCTGCTCATCGGCGCCTTCGTCTTCGCCGTCTTTGCGATGTCCTTCGACCTGCTGCTCGGGTACACCGGCATCGTCTCGTTCGGTCATGCGCTCTTCTTCGGCGCCGGGACCTACGCCGCGGCGCTGCTGGCCAAGTACCACGGCGTCGGCTTCTGGGCGTCGCTGGCCCTGGCGCCGGCCATCGCGGCGGTGCTGGCCCTGGTGATCGGCGCCCTCTCGCTCCGGGTGCGGGGGGTCTACTTCGCGATGGTCAGCATGGCCTTCGCCGAGTTCTTCCGGGTGGCGGCGGAGAAGTTCAGCAGCGTCACCGGGGGCAGCGACGGCCTCAGCGTGCAGGTGGCGCCGGACTGGGCCTACGGCCCCCGCCACCGCATCGAGCTCTACCTGCTCACGCTGACGTTGGCGGCGGTGGTCTACCTGGCGCTGCGGCGCATCATCCACTCGCCCTTCGGTCGGGTCCTGGTGGCCATCCGGGAGAACGAGCAGCGAGCCGCCGCCATCGGCTACAACGTGTTTGCGTTCAAGCTGGGCGCCATCGTGCTGGCCGGCGCCGTCGCCGCCGTGGCCGGGGTGATGTACGCGGCCACCGAGAACTTCGTGGTGCCCACCGTTCTCTCCACCGAGACCACCATCAACGTGCTGCTCATGACCATCATCGGCGGCGCCGGCACCCTCGGCGGGCCGGCGCTGGGCGCCGGCGTGGTTCGGCTGGCGGGCACGCTGCTCTCCAGCTACACGGATCGCTGGCGGCTGGCGCTGGGGCTGCTCTACGCCCTGATCGTGCTCTTCCTGCCCCACGGCATCGCGGGCCTGGCCCGCAGCCTCCGGCGCATCGCTGCGGCCCGGGCCGGAGCCCGGGCGGAGGTGCGGGCGGCGCGCTAG